The Leptospira yasudae DNA segment TTCGGAATACTAGAGTTGTCGACGATTATTCCGTAGGGCAGGTTTCAAAAAAAATCGTTTCAATTGTTCAAAGTTATACAGATTATATCAATCGAACCGTTTGGCATAAAAGTTAGAACCCAAAAATGAGAATTTGTATTGTAGTAGATGATTATCTTCCGGAAAGTATGAAAGTCGCTGCAAAAATGATGCATGAGCTCGCAGTAGGTTTAAAATCTGTGGGGCATGAAGTGACAGTGATAACGCCAGGAATCGGGGTATCCTTTTCTTTCAAAGTAGACGAATTCGATGGGTTGAAAGTGCTTCGGTTTTATTCTGGCCCTATTAAAAATATTTCCAAAGTCAGAAGATTGATTAACGAGATTCTTCTGTCCTGGCGTTCTTGGAAAACTTTGAAAGGTTATCTTGTTTCCAATCCGCATGATTTCATAATTTACTATTCACCTTCGATTTTTTGGTTTGGATTAATCAGAAAGTTAAAGCAAATTTGGAATGCTCCAGCTTACTTAATTCTCAGAGACTTATTTCCTCAATGGGTTGTCGATGCCGGATTGATTAAGGAAAATGGTATTATCACCGCCTTTTTAAGATATTGCGAGAAGAAGAATTATAAAGTTGCGGATAGAATCGGTGTTCAATCTCCGGCCAACGAAAGATGGTTTTTAGAAAAGCACGGAGAGTTTAAGAATGTGCAAGTCCTGTACAATTGGGCCTCCTCTTTACGTTTTCAAAATTCTCAAATCCAATTTAGAGAGAAATTGAAATTGCAGAATAAGATTGTATTCTTTTACGGCGGAAACCTCGGACAAGCTCAGGACATGATGGCCATTTTGCGTTTGGCAAAACGAATGAGTTCGCATAATGAAGCGCATTTTCTATTGGTCGGGGCCGGCGATGAATTCGAGTTAGTTGAAAGGAAAATTGCAACCGAAAATATTTCCAATGTAACATTGATGAGTGCTGTTCCGCAGGAAGAATATAAAAAGATGCTTTCGGAGTTTGACATTGGCCTATTTACTCTGAATGGAAAACATAGAACGCATAATTTTCCGGGAAAAATTTTAGAATATATGGCACAGGGAAAACCGATTCTCGGTTCCATCAATCCTGGTAATGATTTACAAGAAGTCATACAAAGCGGGAAAGCAGGTTTCGTTTCCGTTTCTGGCGAAGATGATCTTTTCTACCGGAATGCATTGCAGCTTTTGGACAAGAATATTCGTGAGAAATGCGGTAAGAATTCTGAAATCTTACTAAGATCAAAGTTTTCTGTTGATTCCGCGATTTCAGCTATTTTAAGAACTTCCGAAAATCAGCTTAACTAAAAACCAAATTTTATATGTACGTAAGACGGCATTCTCGGATACACGAACAAATCTTATTGAGTAATACTTTCCAGCTGATAGTTGGAGGTATGCTCATCGTCGTAATCACCGTGATTCCAAAGTGGGGTATTTCATTTTGGAAAACGATCGATTCGAATAGTATAAATACATTGATCGGTGTCTTGATAGCATTTGCCATTTTGACAAGTTCTCTAAGAAAATTATTCAAATATCCGGGTGCGCAATCATCGGCGTATATTCTGCCATATACGGCAATCATCTACAGTATGATGTTGGTGATTTATCTTTTGATTCGTATTGAGTATTCTGTTCAAGGTCTGCTTTTAGGGGTTATAGTCAATCTTGCCTGGTGTTACGTAGGTTATTTCCTCGGTCATCGATATAGAAAACAGAGATTTGCACTGATTCCTGTAGGAGAAGCCCTTGAGTTTCAAGATGTACATGGAACCGAATTCGTTTTTTTGAAAAAACCGGATCTTGAAAAGCAGCGGTTCGATGGCGTTGTTGCTGACTTAAGATCAAGGGATCTTTCTCCAGATTGGGAAAAATTTTTGGCAAGGTGTACTCTTTCGCGAATTCCAGTTTATCACACGAAACAAATTATTGAATCTTTGACTGGACGAGTTAAAATTGATCATTTATCGGAAAACGAATTTGGCACGTTGCTTCCATCAAGATTTTATGAAAGATTGAAGCGTTTAATCGATTTCGTAGCTGCGATCATTTTAATTCCAATATTGACCCCTGTCTTCATTGCTACTTCAATTTTGATCCGTTTAGAAAGTCGAGGTTCAGCTTTCTTTTTGCAGCGAAGAATGGGATTCAGGGGAAGACCTTTTACCGTGATAAAATTCAGAACTATGTCTTTGGATATTAAAGGAAAAGGTTTTACCGAAGGGGAAGACGATCCTCGTATTACTAAGTTAGGTAAATTGTTGCGAAAATATCGGATCGACGAGCTTCCCCAGGTATTCAACGTTCTCAAAGGTGAAATGAGTTTTATCGGTCCTAGGCCCGAATCGATGGAACTTTCAGATTGGTATGAAAAGGATGTTCCTTTTTTCGCATATAGACACGTTGTGCGACCGGGGATTTCCGGATGGGCGCAGGTGGAACAAGGTTATGCAGCGGAAGTGGACGGAATGAAATTGAAACTCGAATACGATTTTTATTATATTCAAAGATTTTCACTTTGGCTTGATATTTTGATTTTTTTTAAGACTTTAAAAACAATTTTTACCGGTTTTGGATCTCGTTGAAGATCGTTGTTAGATAAAAATGAAGAATTAAATGGCTGTAAGGTAGAAGAATGTCGATTATAATCGCAATAACAGGACTATTGAATATAATGTTTTTGTATTTATTTGCGAGAAAAACAAGTCCTGTCTTGATTTTAATGCAGATTTACTGGTTTTTTTGGATGTTCTTATCTTCGTTTTCACTTACCGGATTACAGATTCCAACAGGTAAAACTTATTTTCTATACATATTGATGCTAACATCCGTTACGCTCGGCTCCGGATTGTTTTCTCTGCATACATTTATATCGAAAAGGAAAATTAAGCCGAAGTTTATTTCGATCCTTAAGATCGCAAATAAAAGGAAAGAAAAATATTATTTTATTTTTTTATGTCTTTTTATTTCTCCGATTGTGACGTTTTTCTTTTTGAAGTCATTGTATATTCAATTTTTAACCAATGAATCGATGCCTTCCGATTATCGAAGTATGGCTTTTGGTCTTTTTGGGGAATCGATTTTATTCGGGAAAAATATATATTTATATTATTACGCTTCTATAATTCAGCCATTGTTGTACGCTTCGCTTTTTTTAGGCGTAGCCTTCTTGCTTAGATATAAGAAAAAACGAATTCTTCTTTTTGCTTTCTTTTTAGTCGCTATGGATACGTTGATGTTGTTGGGTAGATTCGGGTTTTATTATATTTTAATAATTCTTGTGTTGATTCTGGTTATAGTAATTTTTAGAAACCCGAAAGCAATTTTCGGGTCTGTAGCGGTAAAAGCAACTTTAGTTTCCATTCTTTTGATTGTGCTTTTTGTGTTTACTCTGGGATATATGAGAAGCGCAAAGAGGACATTTAATTTTTCGGAATTTGTGAATGTTTACATAATTGACTATCATACAGAATCATTTTCGATGTTTGACCATGAGTTAAAGGAAGAAAGTTCTACTTTGCATCAAAGAACGTATGGAAGAACCTCTTTGGGGGGTATTGAAAGAATGGTAACTTTTGCCCTAAATAGAGTATTTAAAACGAGCATTCCGGCCGAAAGTAATTTGTTAGGCGAGAATTTGCATAAATCGAGGTTGCTTGGATACACATTCGATGGAAAAGAGAAATACTACAATGCCTTTGGATCGGTGCTTTTCAATCTGTATAAGGACGGTGGAATCGTATTTATAATTTTTATGGGAATTCTTTTTGGGTATTTGGTATCGAAATACTCGGCTTCATTTATTTCTTTAAACGCGTATTCTTTGTCTATGCTTGCGGCATTGTTCTTTATAGGTATTTTCGGGATATTTAAGCCGATTTTGAGTGAATCACTGCAAATGACTATTTTGTTTCTGATTGTCTTTTGGCGCTTATAGGACTCCTTCAAGATTCAATAATGTGAATCGAAGTATTTGCGATCTTCCTTTCATTTTCGTTTTTGAAAGTTGAGTAGATGTATAAAAATATGGATTTACATTTTGAAGGAAACGAGACTGCTTAATAGCCCTTGAAGTTGGAACAAATTAAGGGTTATTGATTTGTGCTGGCAGTTTAGCTGCATCTTACCTTTAAGCATATTGTAATATGTTGAGTTTATAATAAATTATTCTATTTTTAATCGTTTGGAAATTATACAGAAAATATATAAACGTTATCCAAATCTTCCGAAAATTCTGCACAACAGCGGTTGGCTTTTCTTTGATAAGATATTTCGTATGGGAATGGGGATGTTCCTTGGTGTTTGGATCGCTAAATATTTGGGTCCGGATAATTACGGTAAGCTGAATTATGTGGTGGCATTCGTTGCGTTGGTCGGTAGTTTTACCAA contains these protein-coding regions:
- a CDS encoding glycosyltransferase family 4 protein, whose product is MRICIVVDDYLPESMKVAAKMMHELAVGLKSVGHEVTVITPGIGVSFSFKVDEFDGLKVLRFYSGPIKNISKVRRLINEILLSWRSWKTLKGYLVSNPHDFIIYYSPSIFWFGLIRKLKQIWNAPAYLILRDLFPQWVVDAGLIKENGIITAFLRYCEKKNYKVADRIGVQSPANERWFLEKHGEFKNVQVLYNWASSLRFQNSQIQFREKLKLQNKIVFFYGGNLGQAQDMMAILRLAKRMSSHNEAHFLLVGAGDEFELVERKIATENISNVTLMSAVPQEEYKKMLSEFDIGLFTLNGKHRTHNFPGKILEYMAQGKPILGSINPGNDLQEVIQSGKAGFVSVSGEDDLFYRNALQLLDKNIREKCGKNSEILLRSKFSVDSAISAILRTSENQLN
- a CDS encoding sugar transferase; protein product: MYVRRHSRIHEQILLSNTFQLIVGGMLIVVITVIPKWGISFWKTIDSNSINTLIGVLIAFAILTSSLRKLFKYPGAQSSAYILPYTAIIYSMMLVIYLLIRIEYSVQGLLLGVIVNLAWCYVGYFLGHRYRKQRFALIPVGEALEFQDVHGTEFVFLKKPDLEKQRFDGVVADLRSRDLSPDWEKFLARCTLSRIPVYHTKQIIESLTGRVKIDHLSENEFGTLLPSRFYERLKRLIDFVAAIILIPILTPVFIATSILIRLESRGSAFFLQRRMGFRGRPFTVIKFRTMSLDIKGKGFTEGEDDPRITKLGKLLRKYRIDELPQVFNVLKGEMSFIGPRPESMELSDWYEKDVPFFAYRHVVRPGISGWAQVEQGYAAEVDGMKLKLEYDFYYIQRFSLWLDILIFFKTLKTIFTGFGSR
- a CDS encoding O-antigen polymerase, which produces MSIIIAITGLLNIMFLYLFARKTSPVLILMQIYWFFWMFLSSFSLTGLQIPTGKTYFLYILMLTSVTLGSGLFSLHTFISKRKIKPKFISILKIANKRKEKYYFIFLCLFISPIVTFFFLKSLYIQFLTNESMPSDYRSMAFGLFGESILFGKNIYLYYYASIIQPLLYASLFLGVAFLLRYKKKRILLFAFFLVAMDTLMLLGRFGFYYILIILVLILVIVIFRNPKAIFGSVAVKATLVSILLIVLFVFTLGYMRSAKRTFNFSEFVNVYIIDYHTESFSMFDHELKEESSTLHQRTYGRTSLGGIERMVTFALNRVFKTSIPAESNLLGENLHKSRLLGYTFDGKEKYYNAFGSVLFNLYKDGGIVFIIFMGILFGYLVSKYSASFISLNAYSLSMLAALFFIGIFGIFKPILSESLQMTILFLIVFWRL